The Sediminispirochaeta smaragdinae DSM 11293 genome has a segment encoding these proteins:
- a CDS encoding tetratricopeptide repeat protein: MILPQSRYQTGYRPEKRRRGPIIIITIVSVLLVGAVLIFFLTPKKLPVDISVDETTLSPGDTNEEGDVSPEALWKQGDYSGVLSWSNRVLDQDPLSLEALIYHGFASFYYGIGQYTPEEQLPVFDDAIADLRRALLFDDVPMKAQIQYVLGKTYYHKGRYYADLALRNLLASEEEGYEGDDTLEYIGLAYGELGQYQKSLDYFLKAVEKEPSDILYLTIGQTYDKMELYKEAEAFLLKAIGATEDEGIEQKSRFLLGSLYMDRGELEKAKSQYEKILETNKRSADAYYYLGEVFEKQNNRVKARAEWRRALEIDPSHYGALTKLY; encoded by the coding sequence ATGATCCTGCCCCAAAGCAGATATCAAACCGGATATCGGCCGGAAAAAAGGCGACGGGGACCAATAATTATCATCACAATTGTCTCGGTTTTGCTTGTTGGCGCCGTTCTTATCTTTTTTTTGACCCCAAAAAAGCTTCCGGTTGATATTTCGGTTGATGAGACAACTCTTTCGCCTGGAGATACTAATGAAGAGGGGGATGTTTCTCCCGAAGCATTATGGAAGCAGGGTGACTATTCAGGGGTTCTCTCCTGGTCCAATCGAGTCCTGGATCAAGATCCGCTCTCTTTGGAGGCCTTGATCTATCATGGCTTTGCCTCCTTTTACTATGGAATCGGTCAATATACTCCGGAAGAGCAACTTCCGGTATTTGACGATGCCATTGCTGATTTGCGAAGGGCCTTGCTTTTTGATGATGTTCCCATGAAGGCCCAGATCCAATATGTTTTGGGTAAAACCTATTATCACAAAGGGCGCTATTATGCAGATCTCGCGCTTCGGAATTTATTGGCATCCGAGGAAGAGGGCTATGAGGGTGATGATACTCTGGAGTATATCGGGTTAGCCTATGGCGAGCTTGGGCAGTACCAAAAGAGTCTTGATTATTTTCTCAAGGCGGTGGAAAAAGAACCAAGTGATATACTTTACCTGACGATTGGACAAACTTATGATAAGATGGAGTTATATAAAGAAGCAGAAGCGTTTCTTCTGAAGGCAATAGGAGCCACCGAAGATGAGGGAATCGAACAAAAAAGTAGATTTTTGCTCGGTTCGTTATATATGGATCGCGGCGAATTGGAGAAAGCAAAAAGCCAATATGAGAAAATTCTTGAGACAAATAAGCGATCTGCCGATGCATATTATTATCTTGGTGAAGTATTTGAGAAGCAGAACAATAGGGTAAAGGCTCGGGCTGAATGGCGAAGGGCTCTTGAAATCGACCCTTCACATTACGGAGCCCTGACAAAGCTTTACTAA
- a CDS encoding zinc ribbon domain-containing protein, which produces MMQDVFSKLKSLQEVLSKKFEIEQEIRDIPKVLNTKTELLNRLKKSYVEKNGQVEETKEQIRRLRIRLDDAEHQREGYEKQMDQISTQREYEALDKEIKDATEKEQHLRKEILRQEKELEELSYSLEQEESMIRQQEEELHAEQERIELESEDKRILLRELEKEEQEISPGLDEEILFKFERIIRSKAGLGIVPVKDSVCTGCHMMLPAQFENDVRSGENILFCPYCSRILFYEEEEVATGDFVTEEDSGSLTDLVNLEDFGLDE; this is translated from the coding sequence ATGATGCAGGATGTTTTTTCGAAGCTCAAATCCCTTCAAGAGGTGCTCTCGAAGAAATTTGAGATCGAACAGGAAATTCGTGATATACCGAAGGTCCTCAATACCAAGACTGAACTACTCAACCGGCTGAAAAAGAGTTATGTAGAGAAAAACGGTCAGGTTGAAGAAACAAAAGAACAGATACGACGCCTGAGGATTCGTCTCGACGATGCTGAACATCAACGGGAAGGATACGAGAAACAGATGGATCAGATCTCTACTCAGCGTGAATATGAGGCTTTGGACAAAGAGATCAAGGATGCCACCGAAAAGGAACAGCATCTGAGAAAGGAAATCCTGAGGCAGGAAAAGGAGCTTGAAGAGCTTTCCTATTCTTTAGAGCAGGAAGAGTCGATGATTCGTCAGCAGGAAGAGGAGCTTCATGCCGAACAGGAGCGGATAGAACTGGAGAGTGAAGATAAGCGAATTCTGCTTCGTGAACTGGAGAAAGAGGAACAGGAAATTTCTCCAGGACTTGACGAGGAGATCCTTTTTAAGTTTGAACGAATCATCCGAAGCAAAGCCGGTCTTGGTATTGTGCCGGTAAAAGATTCGGTGTGTACCGGTTGCCATATGATGCTTCCCGCTCAATTCGAGAATGATGTACGCTCGGGAGAAAATATTCTTTTTTGCCCCTATTGTAGTAGAATTCTTTTTTATGAAGAAGAAGAGGTTGCTACCGGTGATTTTGTAACGGAAGAGGATAGTGGTAGCCTTACGGATCTTGTTAATTTGGAGGATTTCGGGTTAGACGAGTAA
- the rpoD gene encoding RNA polymerase sigma factor RpoD gives MTELQADKSVAKLLEYAKEKKRITYDEVNDFLPDSIVNSEKIEEVIALLEEHNISLDDEQDKNDDMPDDDGELDDDFVDLDDDDDDSDGDMDEKGDTSLEDIPLKRSPDRTRRVVYNDKDASAVDDPIRLYLREIGKESLLTAEQEVELSKQMEHGEAIIKRVVKESGMIIPQLFDLMEKTFSKTDPRELDLSKKEISEILTERRRLNQFYRDGFKKIGSQLRNYMELKRKVIATGGDVLTDQRLDKKRHELFSLIEELDIHQEEIVGFSEKFSDTAKRILHYQREQERIERRLGVTSSKELRNMGRGLAIPERRRKIEEELQLSSDQIKEKIRQIQVNEKHLQSIELEFEDAIDSILERSKEISHGQVMMKNAKDRLIQANLRLVVSIAKKYTNRGLHFFDLVQEGNIGLIKAVEKFEYSKGFKFSTYATWWIRQAITRSISDQARTIRVPVHMIEQINKVVRESRQLMQILGRDPTDEEVAERLGWTVLRVKSVKNVAREPISLETPIGEEEDSLLGDFIEDKDIENPANQTAFTLLQEQLQEVMKTLPPREQEVLKMRFGLDDGYSLTLEEVGLYFNVTRERIRQIEAKALRRLRHPKRSRRLKDYIDN, from the coding sequence ATGACAGAATTGCAAGCTGACAAATCAGTAGCAAAGTTGTTGGAATATGCCAAAGAAAAAAAGCGAATTACATATGATGAAGTAAATGATTTTCTTCCGGATTCGATTGTGAATTCCGAAAAAATCGAAGAGGTCATTGCGTTGCTGGAGGAGCATAACATTAGTCTTGATGATGAGCAGGATAAAAATGATGATATGCCTGATGACGATGGAGAGCTTGATGATGATTTTGTCGATCTGGATGACGATGATGATGACAGTGACGGAGATATGGATGAAAAGGGTGATACGTCCCTCGAAGATATCCCTTTGAAACGGTCACCAGATCGTACCAGACGGGTGGTCTATAACGACAAGGATGCTTCTGCTGTCGACGATCCCATTAGGCTCTATCTTCGGGAAATTGGGAAGGAGAGTCTGCTTACTGCCGAACAGGAGGTCGAACTTTCCAAACAGATGGAGCATGGGGAAGCGATCATCAAACGGGTCGTAAAAGAATCCGGTATGATTATTCCTCAGCTCTTTGACTTAATGGAGAAGACCTTTTCGAAGACCGATCCTCGGGAGCTTGATCTCTCGAAGAAAGAAATTTCGGAAATTCTTACCGAACGTCGACGTCTCAATCAGTTTTATCGGGATGGCTTCAAGAAGATTGGATCTCAGCTGAGGAACTATATGGAATTGAAGCGAAAGGTTATTGCCACCGGAGGCGATGTTCTCACCGACCAACGGCTCGATAAAAAACGGCATGAACTCTTTTCCCTTATAGAGGAGCTTGACATCCATCAGGAAGAAATTGTCGGTTTCTCCGAAAAGTTCAGTGATACGGCAAAAAGAATCCTGCACTATCAACGGGAACAGGAGCGGATAGAGCGGCGTCTTGGTGTCACCTCTTCGAAAGAGCTAAGAAACATGGGACGTGGCCTTGCTATCCCTGAGCGGCGCAGGAAGATTGAAGAGGAGCTTCAACTTTCCTCTGATCAGATCAAAGAAAAAATTCGTCAGATCCAGGTGAATGAAAAACATCTTCAATCCATTGAACTAGAGTTCGAGGATGCCATCGATTCCATTCTTGAGCGATCTAAGGAAATCAGTCACGGCCAGGTTATGATGAAAAATGCCAAGGACCGCTTGATTCAAGCGAATCTGCGCCTTGTTGTAAGTATCGCGAAGAAATATACCAATCGTGGACTTCATTTCTTTGACCTTGTTCAGGAAGGAAATATCGGCCTGATAAAGGCCGTTGAAAAATTTGAATATAGTAAGGGTTTTAAGTTTTCAACCTATGCAACCTGGTGGATCAGACAAGCAATTACCCGATCTATTTCCGACCAAGCACGGACTATTCGAGTTCCCGTTCACATGATTGAACAAATTAATAAGGTGGTTCGGGAATCGAGACAGCTTATGCAGATTCTGGGACGTGATCCTACAGACGAGGAGGTTGCCGAGCGTCTGGGCTGGACGGTCCTCCGGGTAAAGTCCGTCAAGAACGTTGCTCGAGAACCGATCTCTTTGGAAACCCCGATTGGGGAAGAAGAGGATTCCCTCCTCGGTGATTTTATCGAGGATAAGGATATTGAAAATCCGGCAAATCAAACCGCATTCACCCTGCTTCAGGAACAGTTGCAGGAGGTAATGAAAACATTGCCCCCCAGAGAGCAGGAAGTTTTGAAAATGCGATTTGGACTTGACGACGGCTACTCTCTTACCCTGGAAGAGGTCGGCCTTTACTTCAACGTAACCAGAGAACGTATACGGCAAATTGAGGCAAAAGCACTGAGACGGCTGCGTCATCCGAAACGAAGCCGACGTTTGAAAGATTATATTGATAACTAA
- the dnaG gene encoding DNA primase — protein sequence MRIPETILQEINRNLSIVEVVSDYLTLEKKGSRYWGLCPFHGEKTPSFSVTEDENLFYCFGCHKGGSIFTFVMEMEGISFVEAVRRLAEKAGVSLPDTDQGFVPDKKSDALEQLYARLVKTFHYFLMESEKGRNAQTYLQERGIERQTIEAFELGYVPADRRWLYRFLSAKNYSKDFLAESGLFSSKYPDVSLFSDRLMFPIYNHRGKAVAFGGRKLGSGEPKYINSPETALYKKREILFGLSKVLPVIRQKKRAYVVEGYFDVLAMYQSGAGGAVAPLGTAFTAEQGRLLKRYVNEVVLLFDGDSAGIAAARKSIPVIETAGLEGSVVELPGGLDPADMLKKEGQDSLIKSIKYSINSFEYLVKSALKEKSARQPGGEREVVAAVAPYITTIDSTVKREGCVRYLSDTLRIDASSILADLEKIGRRKEMERGDDKREERVASDSGIIRIGSELFLMLAVVVNRASFAYVRSTIGVDDLEDSFAREIYIALEEAYRNGEESLESLIQRLDRQELKNLVYEKISGNEFTVNGESIIHDGVKAIRLQRLEERRRRVEAEIRESERKGIPIGEIRELVGEKIYLDQELKKGKGEKE from the coding sequence GTGCGGATTCCTGAAACGATCCTCCAAGAAATCAATCGGAATCTCAGTATCGTTGAAGTTGTCTCCGATTACCTAACCCTTGAGAAAAAGGGCTCGCGTTATTGGGGGCTTTGCCCTTTCCATGGTGAGAAGACCCCCTCGTTTTCTGTAACTGAAGATGAGAATCTTTTCTATTGTTTTGGTTGCCATAAGGGTGGTTCCATATTTACTTTTGTTATGGAGATGGAAGGAATCAGCTTTGTCGAGGCCGTACGGCGACTTGCTGAGAAAGCGGGGGTTTCCCTGCCGGATACTGATCAGGGATTTGTTCCCGATAAAAAATCAGATGCTCTTGAGCAACTCTATGCAAGGCTGGTGAAGACCTTTCACTATTTTCTTATGGAATCAGAGAAAGGACGGAACGCACAAACGTATCTCCAAGAGCGAGGCATTGAGCGTCAAACGATTGAGGCCTTTGAGCTTGGATATGTCCCTGCGGACAGACGCTGGCTTTATCGTTTTTTATCGGCAAAAAACTATTCAAAGGATTTTCTTGCCGAATCGGGACTTTTTTCTTCTAAATACCCCGATGTATCCCTCTTTAGCGATCGCCTCATGTTTCCGATATACAACCATAGGGGGAAGGCCGTTGCATTTGGAGGACGGAAACTGGGCTCCGGAGAACCTAAATACATCAATAGCCCTGAGACGGCATTGTATAAAAAGCGGGAGATTCTCTTCGGTCTTTCAAAGGTTCTGCCGGTAATACGGCAGAAAAAGCGCGCCTATGTTGTCGAGGGTTATTTTGACGTGCTTGCTATGTATCAATCCGGTGCAGGAGGAGCTGTTGCCCCCCTGGGAACAGCTTTTACCGCCGAACAAGGGAGGCTTTTAAAGCGTTATGTAAATGAGGTGGTATTACTTTTTGACGGTGATTCGGCGGGGATAGCGGCAGCACGAAAAAGTATACCGGTCATTGAAACTGCGGGACTCGAAGGTTCGGTTGTCGAGTTGCCGGGAGGGCTTGATCCTGCCGATATGCTGAAAAAAGAGGGGCAGGACTCATTGATAAAATCAATAAAATATTCTATAAATAGCTTTGAGTATTTAGTGAAAAGTGCGCTCAAGGAAAAATCGGCCCGCCAACCCGGCGGGGAAAGGGAGGTCGTTGCTGCGGTAGCGCCGTATATTACTACAATTGATTCTACGGTCAAACGGGAAGGCTGTGTACGATATCTGTCGGATACTCTTCGAATTGATGCCTCTTCCATCCTTGCCGATTTGGAAAAGATCGGTAGACGGAAGGAGATGGAGCGAGGGGATGATAAGAGAGAGGAGCGTGTCGCTTCTGATAGCGGCATCATAAGGATTGGCTCCGAGCTCTTTTTAATGCTGGCAGTTGTTGTAAACAGGGCTTCCTTTGCTTACGTAAGAAGTACAATTGGAGTTGATGACCTGGAAGATTCCTTTGCACGGGAAATCTATATTGCGCTTGAAGAAGCGTACAGAAACGGCGAGGAAAGTTTGGAGTCGTTGATTCAACGACTCGATCGGCAGGAGCTGAAGAACCTCGTCTACGAAAAGATTTCCGGTAATGAGTTTACTGTCAATGGAGAATCCATCATCCATGACGGGGTTAAGGCTATACGGTTACAAAGGCTTGAGGAGCGAAGACGAAGGGTGGAAGCGGAAATCCGCGAATCGGAACGAAAAGGTATACCGATCGGAGAAATTCGGGAACTGGTTGGAGAAAAAATCTATCTTGATCAGGAACTGAAAAAAGGCAAGGGTGAGAAGGAATGA
- the mltG gene encoding endolytic transglycosylase MltG, which yields MKRAAKIILIIFVCLAAAVLVAAAALSWLNSAPSYSENSSSSDRLLAIEAGDTLSSVAGRLKEMGAIRSRYFFLALAKWQGTESKIKRGLYTISPGLTALEVHDLLVEGKQRLFRVTIPEGFGAREIGDILAEAGVVDKVAFLAAVSHYKPAEDGFPVEWGNRGAEGFLFPDTYLFQKDYPAEQVVEHLVDSFFAELERFEPDYKSLKPEELYQRVILASIVEREYRRAEEAPLIASVFWNRLATNMPLQSCATVVFVLTEEQGRPHPERITFRDLEVSSPYNTYLHKGLPPGPICNPGSTALKAAFQPEKSDYLFFVLKNPQTGEHVFSKNYGEHDRAYQLYIKGR from the coding sequence ATGAAGCGTGCTGCGAAAATCATTCTTATCATCTTTGTCTGTCTTGCGGCCGCCGTCCTTGTGGCGGCGGCCGCTCTCTCGTGGTTGAACAGCGCTCCTTCATATAGCGAAAACTCCTCCTCTTCGGATCGCTTGCTTGCCATCGAGGCAGGAGATACCCTTTCGTCGGTTGCCGGTCGCTTAAAGGAGATGGGAGCAATACGTAGCCGTTATTTCTTCCTTGCTTTGGCAAAATGGCAGGGAACAGAATCGAAGATCAAGCGTGGACTCTATACCATTTCCCCGGGGCTTACGGCTCTTGAGGTACACGACCTTTTGGTGGAGGGAAAACAGCGGCTTTTTCGAGTAACGATTCCCGAGGGGTTTGGGGCCCGGGAGATCGGTGATATTCTTGCAGAGGCTGGCGTTGTCGATAAAGTGGCCTTTCTTGCTGCCGTTTCGCACTACAAGCCTGCCGAGGATGGATTTCCTGTCGAATGGGGGAATAGAGGTGCCGAGGGCTTTTTATTTCCCGACACCTACCTTTTTCAGAAAGATTATCCAGCTGAACAGGTTGTCGAGCATCTGGTTGATTCGTTTTTTGCCGAATTGGAACGGTTTGAGCCGGATTACAAAAGCCTCAAGCCCGAAGAGCTCTATCAACGGGTTATTCTTGCATCGATCGTAGAACGGGAATATCGCCGGGCCGAAGAGGCTCCCCTTATCGCTTCTGTTTTCTGGAATCGGCTTGCAACCAATATGCCGCTTCAAAGTTGTGCAACGGTCGTGTTTGTATTGACCGAAGAGCAGGGTAGGCCTCATCCCGAACGAATCACCTTCAGGGATCTTGAGGTATCATCTCCCTACAATACGTATCTTCATAAAGGACTTCCTCCCGGACCTATTTGCAATCCAGGATCAACGGCCTTAAAAGCTGCTTTTCAGCCGGAAAAGAGCGATTATCTCTTTTTTGTTTTAAAGAACCCCCAGACCGGTGAGCACGTATTTTCCAAAAACTATGGTGAGCATGACCGGGCCTATCAATTGTATATAAAGGGACGGTAA
- a CDS encoding FlgD immunoglobulin-like domain containing protein, producing the protein MKKKIILLFLFVAVSVCLWAESPDKSEELYSPEYAALGSFVTSYTSPQADAVNPAASALTQRVTLDLSYFAIAGSDDGVSGLQGNAVNLGATLPTKLGVFSFSSHFLDSDFPGYSADTDLTLKGSFAKELYPGISTGIGLGFGLSGSGGFSTVMDLGLIQELGSRGFIKDLRWGGALKNIGYTSIDDDSYPDPFTPLVGARALLYQGDSFGFALNTELGFPGFSNTRLALGGEFNIGQVLTIHAGTRMDFNQLDDGDTAQMIPSVGIVFNFTTDFSDKNDFLGLSERGWDQSEVRPSFTVAPVIEDVWAIGGGVNIPLGVIDKKPPEIDIDIDGIVQDGSTNPDEDKIVPKDGGKSPKESSDVATFLVKGKVKAGGKYQSVPRSVQQDNASKQSPKENEKHLDAIEDVVAYLSPNNDGVKDDISVPVKITDSRYVMRYQFLIENEAGSVVRVIENKEKRIENQGFRGFFDRLLSVKSGINIPDRIRWDGTDKNGAVVPDGLYSFYIQAYDDNGNMSRTDAYRIVVDNTPPEIHLDQPNGDNLIFSPNDDGNKDTITFEQKGSYEEVWNAEILDASSTVGRHVRWPWSSPESFIWDGTDDEGILLPDGVYSYRISATDRAGNSSEARISNIIINTEPTPISLSIERSHFSPNGDGVYDTLLLTPEIPVVRGIEHWSLTVEEQSGGDVRTYKGMETAPGVIAFDGKDDTGFILDEGSYKAELQVLYRNGNFPSAISPVFTIDVAPPSAMVRTSDSVLSPDGDGNKDTITLYQETSLEQRWEGVISRVDGDGDQTVRDFTWIESAPAELVWDGTDNDGRLVPDGLYRYILSATDRAGNTGHSRERTFSIDTSKTEVIFTAEAEAFSPNGDGVKERMGLIPKLQRSEGIDHYVVTIKDAGDKAIRTIEGSGSLPESLFWDGRDNDRRVAKDGMYRAELLVVYDSGYSPQTTTRSFELDTIYPAATISTDWKLFSPDGDGRKDTIVIRQEGNKETLWSGEILNAAGESIKRAFWKGNLSDFSWDGTGEAGNKVPDGSYSYRLTSTDKAGNHFETTIAGLIADTTPTSVFVTADAGALSPNGDGKFEDIGLTTIVNNKNGISGWSVELVREDGTVERRFSGEKQIPTKIVWDGKNENGNYVEGSYRARFTVSYEKGNRPIAESSPFFLDRSAPEIAIDMNPVPFSPDNDGVDDELTMHLDVKDRSEIDSWTLTIYDPEGKVFKQYGGSGSPADQIIWDGKSDAGELVYAAMDYPYRFSATDVLGNRNSTDGRIPVDVLVVREGNLLKIKIASIIFQPNKAEFVEDDPEVAERNRYVLDRLAEILQKYRSYQIMVEGHAALINWADPVKAEREEQTELMPLSQARAEKVVEALVERGIDRNRLDAVGVGGTKPLVPHSDIENRWKNRRVEFILEKKR; encoded by the coding sequence GTGAAAAAAAAGATAATATTACTCTTCTTATTTGTCGCAGTTTCCGTCTGTCTCTGGGCAGAGAGCCCGGACAAAAGTGAAGAATTGTATTCACCAGAATATGCGGCCTTGGGGAGTTTTGTAACCTCATATACTTCTCCTCAAGCCGATGCGGTCAATCCCGCGGCTTCGGCTTTGACACAACGAGTAACCCTTGACCTTAGTTACTTCGCAATTGCCGGCTCCGACGATGGAGTTTCCGGCCTTCAGGGAAATGCTGTCAATCTCGGGGCCACCCTGCCGACGAAGTTAGGTGTCTTTTCATTTTCATCACACTTCCTTGATAGTGACTTCCCTGGCTATAGTGCCGACACCGATCTTACGTTGAAGGGCTCCTTCGCCAAGGAGTTGTATCCCGGGATCTCTACCGGAATCGGGCTTGGATTCGGCTTGAGCGGATCGGGAGGCTTTTCCACGGTTATGGATCTCGGATTGATCCAGGAACTGGGCAGCCGAGGTTTTATCAAGGACCTCCGCTGGGGAGGGGCCCTAAAAAATATTGGATACACCAGTATCGACGATGATAGTTACCCCGATCCCTTTACTCCTCTCGTCGGAGCAAGGGCGCTGTTATATCAGGGCGATTCCTTCGGATTCGCACTTAATACGGAGCTGGGCTTTCCCGGCTTTTCCAATACGAGGTTGGCTCTCGGCGGTGAATTCAACATTGGCCAGGTGCTTACCATACATGCAGGGACCCGGATGGATTTCAATCAGCTGGACGACGGTGATACCGCCCAGATGATCCCCTCTGTCGGCATTGTGTTCAATTTTACTACCGACTTTTCCGACAAAAATGATTTTCTTGGTTTGTCCGAACGTGGTTGGGATCAAAGTGAGGTTCGGCCATCCTTTACCGTCGCTCCGGTCATCGAAGATGTCTGGGCCATCGGCGGCGGCGTCAATATCCCCCTTGGAGTGATCGATAAAAAACCTCCCGAGATTGATATCGATATCGACGGTATTGTCCAGGACGGAAGTACCAATCCGGATGAAGATAAAATTGTTCCGAAGGATGGTGGTAAATCCCCGAAGGAAAGCAGTGATGTTGCTACATTCCTTGTTAAGGGTAAGGTAAAAGCCGGCGGAAAATATCAGTCCGTTCCTCGGTCGGTTCAACAAGATAATGCTTCTAAGCAGTCTCCCAAAGAGAATGAGAAACATCTTGATGCGATAGAAGATGTTGTTGCCTATCTCAGTCCCAATAATGATGGTGTAAAAGATGATATTTCGGTTCCTGTGAAGATTACGGACAGTCGTTATGTTATGCGCTATCAATTTCTGATCGAAAACGAAGCCGGTTCTGTGGTACGAGTGATCGAAAACAAAGAAAAGCGTATTGAGAACCAGGGATTTCGCGGTTTTTTTGATCGGCTTCTTTCCGTAAAATCCGGAATCAATATTCCGGACAGGATTCGCTGGGACGGAACCGACAAAAACGGGGCCGTCGTTCCCGACGGACTGTACTCCTTTTATATACAGGCCTACGATGATAATGGAAACATGAGCAGGACCGACGCCTATCGGATCGTAGTCGATAATACCCCGCCTGAGATACATCTTGACCAGCCGAACGGAGATAATCTCATCTTCAGCCCAAATGATGACGGTAACAAAGATACCATCACGTTTGAACAGAAAGGCTCCTATGAAGAGGTGTGGAACGCAGAGATCCTGGATGCCTCCTCAACGGTAGGACGCCATGTACGCTGGCCCTGGAGCAGCCCCGAAAGCTTTATCTGGGACGGTACCGACGACGAGGGAATCCTCCTTCCCGACGGAGTCTACAGCTATCGGATATCCGCAACGGATCGTGCCGGTAACAGTAGTGAGGCCAGAATATCCAATATTATTATAAATACGGAGCCGACCCCCATATCCCTTTCGATTGAGCGTTCCCATTTTTCTCCGAATGGCGATGGTGTCTACGACACTCTTCTCCTTACTCCGGAGATCCCCGTGGTACGGGGCATCGAGCATTGGAGTTTGACCGTAGAGGAGCAAAGTGGGGGCGACGTTCGCACATACAAGGGGATGGAGACTGCTCCCGGAGTAATCGCCTTCGACGGAAAAGACGATACCGGCTTTATTCTCGACGAAGGATCCTATAAAGCGGAACTTCAAGTACTCTATAGAAATGGGAATTTTCCATCCGCCATCTCTCCCGTCTTTACTATTGATGTGGCGCCCCCCAGTGCCATGGTCCGTACTTCCGATTCTGTCTTGAGCCCTGACGGCGATGGGAACAAGGATACGATTACCCTGTATCAGGAGACATCCCTTGAACAGCGGTGGGAAGGCGTTATTTCTCGAGTGGATGGAGACGGGGACCAAACCGTTAGAGATTTCACCTGGATTGAAAGTGCTCCGGCCGAACTTGTCTGGGACGGAACGGATAACGATGGTAGGCTCGTTCCCGACGGTCTTTATCGCTATATTCTTTCGGCAACGGATCGTGCCGGTAATACCGGACATTCCCGCGAGCGCACATTTTCCATTGACACCAGCAAAACCGAGGTCATTTTCACTGCCGAAGCAGAAGCCTTTAGCCCGAATGGCGACGGGGTAAAGGAGCGTATGGGGCTTATCCCCAAACTACAGCGCAGTGAAGGAATCGATCATTATGTAGTCACGATAAAGGATGCGGGTGATAAGGCTATCCGAACCATAGAAGGATCAGGTTCTCTTCCTGAAAGTTTATTCTGGGACGGACGTGATAATGATCGACGTGTTGCGAAAGACGGCATGTACCGTGCCGAACTCCTGGTTGTCTATGACAGCGGCTACAGTCCCCAGACTACAACCCGATCTTTCGAGCTTGACACCATCTATCCTGCGGCAACGATTAGTACCGATTGGAAACTTTTCAGTCCCGACGGCGATGGAAGAAAAGATACCATAGTGATACGCCAGGAAGGAAACAAGGAAACGTTATGGAGCGGAGAAATCCTCAACGCTGCCGGCGAATCGATAAAGCGAGCCTTCTGGAAGGGTAATCTCAGCGATTTTAGCTGGGACGGAACAGGAGAAGCAGGAAATAAGGTTCCCGATGGGAGCTACAGCTATCGCCTAACCAGTACGGATAAGGCCGGTAACCATTTTGAGACGACGATTGCTGGGCTCATTGCCGATACCACACCCACGTCCGTTTTCGTCACCGCCGATGCCGGGGCCCTGAGCCCTAACGGTGACGGAAAGTTCGAAGATATCGGTTTGACTACCATCGTAAACAATAAGAATGGAATATCCGGATGGAGCGTAGAACTTGTTCGTGAGGACGGAACTGTTGAACGCCGCTTCTCGGGCGAAAAACAGATTCCGACAAAGATTGTCTGGGATGGAAAAAACGAAAACGGAAACTACGTCGAGGGAAGTTACCGGGCGAGATTTACCGTTAGCTATGAAAAGGGAAATCGGCCCATTGCCGAGAGTTCTCCCTTCTTTCTTGACAGAAGTGCTCCTGAGATTGCGATCGACATGAATCCCGTTCCCTTTTCGCCGGATAACGACGGGGTGGATGACGAATTGACCATGCATCTCGATGTAAAGGATAGAAGCGAGATAGATTCTTGGACCCTGACCATCTATGATCCTGAGGGCAAGGTGTTCAAACAGTACGGTGGAAGCGGCAGCCCTGCGGATCAGATCATTTGGGACGGTAAGTCGGATGCTGGCGAATTGGTGTATGCTGCAATGGATTATCCCTATCGTTTTTCGGCTACCGACGTGCTCGGAAACAGAAACAGCACCGACGGTAGGATTCCCGTAGATGTTCTGGTGGTGCGAGAGGGAAACTTACTGAAGATTAAAATCGCAAGTATCATCTTTCAGCCGAACAAGGCAGAATTTGTCGAAGATGATCCGGAAGTCGCGGAACGTAACCGATACGTTCTCGACCGCCTTGCGGAAATCTTACAGAAGTATCGCAGCTACCAGATTATGGTTGAAGGGCATGCCGCTCTCATCAACTGGGCCGACCCGGTGAAGGCTGAGAGGGAAGAGCAGACGGAACTTATGCCCCTTTCCCAGGCCCGCGCCGAAAAGGTTGTCGAGGCCCTTGTTGAGCGTGGCATCGATCGTAACAGGCTGGATGCCGTGGGAGTAGGCGGAACAAAGCCGCTTGTCCCGCATAGCGATATCGAGAATCGTTGGAAGAATAGGCGGGTCGAGTTTATTCTGGAGAAAAAGCGATAA